A genomic window from Vitis riparia cultivar Riparia Gloire de Montpellier isolate 1030 chromosome 18, EGFV_Vit.rip_1.0, whole genome shotgun sequence includes:
- the LOC117907263 gene encoding disease resistance protein RPV1-like isoform X1: MASMSTLQASSSTPNPHSYDVFLSFRGEDTRKNFTDHLYNTLVAYGIYTFRDDEELEKGEGIKSGLSRAIQGSKIFTIIFSENYATSKWCLNELVKIIEHTALENNKVIPVFYHVKPSDVGHQSGSFKVAFFNHEKDADREKKELIEKWRIALKKAAKLTGYHVDNQHETEVIQKIREVIITRLNRKPLYVGDNVVGMELHLKQLKSLIKTELDDVHMVGIYGIGKTTITMTFYNDVSSRFDGSSFLRGVGEKSKGSLLELQKKLLKDILKCQSPKFSDTSEGINVIKERLRLKRVLIVLNDVDELEQLENLAGKNGWYGAKSTIIITTKDTSLLSQHGVNQFYEVKELNHEEAIELFNWWAFKQNIPKPKEDFASLSHRVVEYAKVFQ, encoded by the exons ATGGCTTCTATGAGCACCTTACAAGCATCATCTTCTACTCCTAATCCTCATAGTTATGATGTGTTCTTGAGTTTCAGAGGTGAAGATACTCGCAAGAATTTCACTGATCATCTTTATAACACTTTGGTTGCATATGGCATTTACACCTTCAGAGATGATGAAGAACTTGAGAAAGGAGAGGGCATCAAATCGGGTCTGTCTAGAGCTATCCAAGGATCGAagatttttacaattattttctcAGAAAACTATGCTACCTCCAAGTGGTGTTTGAATGAACTCGTAAAGATCATTGAGCATACAGCGCTGGAGAACAATAAGGTTATACCGGTCTTCTACCATGTGAAGCCTTCAGATGTAGGGCACCAATCGGGAAGCTTTAAAGTCGCATTTTTCAACCATGAGAAAGATGCAGATCGAGAGAAGAAGGAGCTAATAGAGAAGTGGAGGATTGCCTTGAAGAAAGCAGCTAAGCTAACTGGATACCATGTGGATAACCA ACATGAGACAGAGGTTATTCAAAAGATTCGTGAAGTTATCATTACAAGATTGAATCGTAAGCCTTTATATGTGGGTGACAATGTAGTTGGTATGGAACTTCATTTGAAGCAATTAAAATCATTGATAAAAACTGAGTTGGATGATGTTCACATGGTTGGTATATATGGAATTGGTAAAACTACCATCACGATGACTTTTTATAATGATGTCTCTTCCCGATTTGATGGTAGTAGTTTTCTTAGAGGTGTTGGAGAGAAATCCAAAGGTAGTTTACTTGAATTACAAAAGAAACTCCTTAAAGATATCTTAAAGTGTCAAAGTCCAAAATTCAGTGATACTAGCGAAGGAATCAATGTGATAAAGGAAAGACTTCGCTTGAAAAGAGTCCTTATTGTTCTCAATGATGTGGATGAATTAGAGCAATTGGAAAACTTAGCTGGAAAAAATGGTTGGTATGGGGCAAAAAGTACAATCATTATAACAACTAAAGATACAAGTTTGTTGAGCCAACATGGAGTAAATCAATTTTATGAGGTAAAGGAGTTGAATCATGAAGAAGCCATTGAGCTTTTTAATTGGTGGGCCTTTAAACAAAACATTCCCAAACCTAAAGAAGATTTTGCAAGCCTTTCACATCGTGTAGTAGAATATGCAAAGGTCTTCCAATAG
- the LOC117907263 gene encoding TMV resistance protein N-like isoform X2, whose translation MASMSTLQASSSTPNPHSYDVFLSFRGEDTRKNFTDHLYNTLVAYGIYTFRDDEELEKGEGIKSGLSRAIQGSKIFTIIFSENYATSKWCLNELVKIIEHTALENNKVIPVFYHVKPSDVGHQSGSFKVAFFNHEKDADREKKELIEKWRIALKKAAKLTGYHVDNQVI comes from the coding sequence ATGGCTTCTATGAGCACCTTACAAGCATCATCTTCTACTCCTAATCCTCATAGTTATGATGTGTTCTTGAGTTTCAGAGGTGAAGATACTCGCAAGAATTTCACTGATCATCTTTATAACACTTTGGTTGCATATGGCATTTACACCTTCAGAGATGATGAAGAACTTGAGAAAGGAGAGGGCATCAAATCGGGTCTGTCTAGAGCTATCCAAGGATCGAagatttttacaattattttctcAGAAAACTATGCTACCTCCAAGTGGTGTTTGAATGAACTCGTAAAGATCATTGAGCATACAGCGCTGGAGAACAATAAGGTTATACCGGTCTTCTACCATGTGAAGCCTTCAGATGTAGGGCACCAATCGGGAAGCTTTAAAGTCGCATTTTTCAACCATGAGAAAGATGCAGATCGAGAGAAGAAGGAGCTAATAGAGAAGTGGAGGATTGCCTTGAAGAAAGCAGCTAAGCTAACTGGATACCATGTGGATAACCA
- the LOC117905783 gene encoding 60S ribosomal protein L17-2-like → MVKYSRESDNPTKFCKTRDSDFRVHFKNTRETTHATSRLLLTMAREYLEDAPVHEQAMPFTRFCRGVGRTARAKNRHSNGQGWSSVKSVKYILVLLKHAESNADLKGLDVNSPYISHIQVTQA, encoded by the coding sequence ATGGTGAAGTACTCTAGAGAGTCAGACAATCCCACCAAGTTTTGCAAGACCAGGGACTCAGATTTCAGAGTTCATTTCAAGAATACCAGGGAGACTACTCATGCAACCAGTAGGTTGCTTTTGACCATGGCCAGAGAGTATTTGGAGGACGCCCCAGTTCACGAGCAAGCCATGCCTTTCACCCGTTTTTGTAGAGGTGTTGGACGAACTGCTCGGGCAAAGAATAGACATTCAAATGGGCAAGGATGGTCGTCTGTCAAATCTGTTAAATACATCCTAGTTTTGCTTAAACACGCTGAGAGTAACGCAGATTTGAAAGGTTTGGATGTTAATTCACCCTACATATCTCACATCCAAGTGACTCAGGCATAG